A stretch of Flavobacterium sp. N2270 DNA encodes these proteins:
- a CDS encoding 3-oxoacyl-ACP synthase III family protein — MQIKITGSGSYIPSLRVTNEDFSKHEFLNEDGTNFKASNEVIARKFVEITGIQERRYATADMNNSDMAFIASKKAIKNAKIDPETLDYIIFAHNYGDIKHNTIQSDTVPSLASRVKQKLAIKNPKCVAYDILFGCPGWIEATIQATAFIKAGMAKKCLVIGSETLSRVVDIHDRDSMIYSDGAGATIIEATLDNGGILATESATFAIDEANYLYFGESFNKNLDPHVRYIKMYGRKIYEFALTNVPLAMKDCLDKSGVSINQIKKILIHQANEKMDEAIVSRFYKLYDQEMPENIMPMSIHKLGNSSVATVPTLFDLLTNGEIENQSIQKGDYLIFASVGAGMNINAFVYQY, encoded by the coding sequence ATGCAAATTAAAATCACAGGTTCAGGAAGTTATATTCCATCTTTAAGAGTAACAAATGAAGATTTCTCTAAGCATGAATTCTTAAATGAAGACGGAACAAATTTTAAAGCTTCTAACGAAGTAATCGCAAGAAAATTTGTAGAAATTACAGGTATTCAAGAAAGAAGATATGCTACAGCAGATATGAACAATTCTGACATGGCTTTTATTGCTTCAAAAAAAGCTATTAAAAATGCAAAAATTGACCCTGAAACTTTAGATTACATCATATTTGCTCACAACTACGGTGATATAAAACACAATACAATTCAGTCTGATACTGTTCCAAGTTTAGCTTCTAGAGTAAAGCAAAAATTAGCGATAAAAAATCCTAAATGCGTGGCTTACGACATACTTTTTGGGTGCCCAGGTTGGATTGAAGCAACAATCCAAGCAACCGCGTTTATAAAAGCAGGGATGGCAAAAAAATGCTTAGTAATTGGATCAGAAACCTTGTCAAGAGTTGTTGATATTCACGATAGAGATTCTATGATTTATTCAGATGGAGCTGGGGCTACAATTATCGAAGCAACTTTAGATAATGGAGGAATTTTAGCAACCGAATCTGCAACATTTGCAATTGATGAAGCTAATTATTTATATTTTGGAGAGTCATTCAATAAAAACCTTGATCCTCATGTAAGGTATATAAAAATGTACGGACGTAAAATTTATGAATTTGCACTTACAAATGTTCCTTTAGCAATGAAAGACTGTTTAGATAAAAGTGGAGTAAGTATAAATCAAATTAAAAAAATATTGATTCACCAAGCAAATGAAAAAATGGATGAGGCAATTGTAAGTCGTTTCTACAAATTATATGATCAAGAGATGCCAGAAAACATTATGCCAATGAGTATTCATAAACTTGGAAACTCAAGTGTTGCGACTGTTCCAACGCTTTTTGATTTACTTACAAATGGTGAAATAGAAAATCAATCAATTCAAAAAGGCGATTATTTAATTTTTGCTTCGGTTGGTGCAGGAATGAATATTAATGCTTTTGTTTACCAATATTAA
- a CDS encoding DUF389 domain-containing protein yields the protein MENNQDSNINILAVIKKYLLEIFDISSDTDKEATIEDVKNGIYVKGQTAWVLIFSILIASAGLNTSSTAVVIGAMLISPLMGPILGMGLSLGINDIDFLRKALKNFGVMVILSLLTSFLFFSIPMFQDETPELVARTFPDVRDVIIALSGGLALIVALSRRNKSLNTIAGVAIATALMPPLCTAGYGLATGKWNFFGGALFLFSINTVFIASATFVVVRFLKFPYEAYANSQRRKRISQIITIFAIAILIPSVYMFYNLYKKSDFNQKVANLIESVKTEQGILILDVNTDYSAKKIEFAVIGKSLSNEDIAQFKEEMKQMGYENCDFKVLQNAGNIETINKINEIESSFLSNQQLLVKKDAILLEKDREIFDLKNQLIVKKEETFPFNEIANEIKSLQNEITEVAFANSITTNFTTTDTIPVFHIKFNKNVKSKEKLESTKSLQNWLRTKMKNEKITVEEND from the coding sequence ATGGAAAATAATCAAGATTCTAACATTAATATTTTAGCAGTTATTAAAAAGTATTTATTAGAGATTTTCGACATTTCTTCAGATACTGATAAAGAAGCAACTATTGAAGATGTTAAAAACGGAATATACGTAAAAGGTCAAACTGCTTGGGTTTTGATTTTTTCTATTTTAATTGCCTCTGCAGGATTGAATACTAGTTCAACAGCTGTAGTAATTGGTGCCATGTTAATTTCGCCTTTAATGGGGCCTATTTTAGGAATGGGACTTTCATTAGGAATTAATGATATTGACTTTTTAAGAAAAGCACTAAAGAATTTTGGTGTTATGGTAATTCTTAGTTTGCTAACTTCTTTTTTGTTTTTTAGTATTCCAATGTTTCAAGACGAAACGCCTGAACTTGTTGCTCGTACTTTTCCAGATGTTCGTGATGTTATTATTGCACTGTCAGGTGGTTTAGCTTTAATTGTTGCACTCAGCAGAAGAAATAAATCTTTAAACACAATTGCAGGTGTTGCTATTGCAACTGCCTTAATGCCGCCACTTTGTACTGCTGGCTACGGCTTAGCAACGGGTAAATGGAATTTCTTTGGAGGTGCCCTATTTTTATTCTCAATTAATACTGTTTTTATTGCATCAGCTACTTTTGTTGTAGTTCGGTTTTTAAAGTTTCCTTACGAAGCGTATGCAAATTCTCAAAGAAGAAAAAGAATTTCTCAAATAATTACAATTTTTGCAATTGCTATTTTGATTCCAAGTGTTTATATGTTTTATAATTTGTATAAAAAATCAGATTTTAATCAAAAAGTAGCCAATTTAATTGAAAGCGTAAAAACAGAGCAAGGAATTTTAATTTTAGATGTAAACACTGACTATTCAGCTAAAAAAATTGAATTTGCAGTGATAGGAAAAAGCCTTTCGAATGAGGATATTGCTCAGTTTAAAGAAGAAATGAAGCAAATGGGCTATGAGAATTGTGACTTTAAAGTACTACAAAACGCAGGAAATATTGAAACAATAAATAAAATTAACGAAATAGAATCCTCTTTTTTATCTAACCAACAATTATTGGTTAAGAAAGACGCCATTTTATTAGAAAAAGACAGGGAAATTTTCGATTTAAAGAATCAATTAATTGTAAAAAAAGAAGAAACATTTCCTTTTAATGAAATTGCCAATGAAATTAAGTCTTTGCAAAATGAAATTACTGAAGTCGCTTTTGCAAACTCAATAACAACAAACTTTACAACGACTGATACAATTCCTGTTTTTCACATAAAATTCAATAAAAATGTAAAGAGTAAGGAAAAATTAGAAAGCACTAAATCGCTTCAAAATTGGTTGCGTACAAAAATGAAAAATGAAAAAATTACAGTAGAAGAGAATGATTAA
- the gcvP gene encoding aminomethyl-transferring glycine dehydrogenase has protein sequence MKTDSFALRHLGPRENDLPKMLDTIGVETLDQLIFETIPSDIRLKEPLELEHIMTEYEYANHIRLLGRTNKVFKSYIGLGYHPTIVPPAIQRNIFENPGWYTAYTPYQAEIAQGRLEAILNFQTTVIELTGMEIANASLLDESTAAAEAMALLFDVRSRDQKKNNVCKFFVSEEILPQTLSVLQTRSTPIGVELVIGNHQEFDFSSDFFGAILQYPGKYGQVYDYADFIKKANENEIKVAVAADILSLVKLTPPGEMGADVVVGTTQRFGIPMGYGGPHAAYFATKEEYKRSMPGRIIGVSQDADGNRALRMALQTREQHIKREKATSNICTAQVLLSVMAGMFAVYHGPNGLRYIADKVHGMASTLADALNKLGVYQTNTSFFDTIVVKADAKKVKAIAESKEVNFFYIDDETISISLNETILFSDVNEVIAIFAEAVGKEAFEVSEYVLENNYPMHLNRKSEFLTHEVFNKYHSETSLMRYIKKLERKDLSLNHSMIALGSCTMKLNAAAEMLPLSMPYWNTIHPFAPLDQVQGYTKMLKKLEHQLNVITGFAGTTLQPNSGAQGEYAGLMAIRAYHQSRGDDQRTVCLIPASAHGTNPASAAMAGMKIIVTKTMENGNIDVEDVREKAIQYKDELSCLMVTYPSTHGVFESAIREITQIIHDNGGLVYMDGANMNAQVGLTNPATIGADVCHLNLHKTFAIPHGGGGPGVGPICVNEKLVPFLPSNPLVNVGGEQAITAISGAPYGSALVCLISYGYICMLGAEGITNATKYAILNANYMKARLEEHYPILYSGEKGRAAHEMILDCRAFKAKGIEVTDIAKRLMDYGFHAPTVSFPVAGTLMVEPTESEDVSELDRFCDAMISIRKEIEDATIEEPNNVLKNAPHTLNMLTADTWTLPYSREKAAYPLEYVADNKFWPSVRRIDETYGDRNLVCSCAPIEAYM, from the coding sequence TAGACACTATTGGTGTTGAAACATTAGATCAATTAATATTTGAAACAATTCCATCGGACATTCGCCTAAAAGAACCATTGGAATTAGAACATATCATGACTGAATATGAATATGCAAATCATATTCGTTTATTAGGAAGAACAAATAAAGTTTTTAAATCATATATTGGTCTAGGATATCACCCAACCATTGTTCCTCCTGCAATTCAAAGAAATATTTTTGAAAATCCAGGATGGTATACAGCTTATACACCTTATCAGGCAGAAATTGCTCAAGGTCGTTTAGAAGCTATCTTAAATTTCCAAACTACAGTTATCGAATTGACTGGAATGGAAATCGCAAATGCATCTTTATTAGACGAAAGTACTGCTGCTGCTGAAGCAATGGCTTTATTATTTGATGTTCGCTCACGTGACCAAAAGAAAAATAATGTGTGTAAATTCTTCGTTTCTGAAGAAATTTTGCCTCAAACTTTATCTGTATTGCAAACGCGTTCTACTCCAATTGGAGTGGAATTAGTTATTGGAAACCACCAAGAATTTGATTTTTCTAGTGACTTTTTTGGTGCAATTTTACAATACCCAGGAAAATATGGTCAAGTTTATGATTATGCTGATTTCATAAAAAAAGCCAATGAAAACGAAATAAAAGTAGCGGTTGCTGCTGATATTTTATCTTTAGTAAAATTAACGCCTCCAGGTGAAATGGGAGCTGATGTAGTAGTAGGAACAACTCAACGTTTCGGAATCCCAATGGGCTACGGCGGACCACACGCAGCTTATTTTGCTACAAAAGAAGAATACAAACGCTCGATGCCAGGAAGAATTATAGGAGTTTCGCAAGATGCTGATGGTAATCGTGCCTTACGTATGGCATTACAAACACGTGAACAACATATAAAACGTGAAAAAGCGACATCTAACATCTGTACAGCGCAAGTTTTATTGTCAGTTATGGCTGGAATGTTTGCGGTTTATCACGGACCAAATGGTTTACGATACATCGCAGATAAAGTTCACGGAATGGCTTCCACTTTAGCTGATGCTTTAAACAAATTAGGCGTTTATCAAACCAACACTTCCTTTTTCGATACAATAGTTGTAAAAGCGGATGCTAAAAAAGTAAAAGCTATTGCCGAAAGTAAAGAAGTAAATTTCTTCTACATTGATGATGAAACAATTTCAATTTCTTTAAACGAAACTATTTTATTTAGTGATGTTAATGAAGTAATTGCCATTTTCGCTGAAGCAGTTGGAAAAGAAGCTTTTGAAGTTTCTGAATATGTATTGGAAAACAATTATCCGATGCACTTAAACAGAAAATCGGAATTCTTAACGCATGAAGTATTCAACAAGTATCATTCTGAAACCAGTTTGATGCGTTATATCAAAAAATTAGAACGTAAAGATTTATCGTTAAATCATTCGATGATTGCTTTAGGTTCTTGTACTATGAAATTAAATGCAGCTGCTGAAATGTTACCTTTAAGCATGCCTTATTGGAACACCATTCACCCATTTGCTCCATTAGACCAAGTGCAAGGTTACACAAAAATGCTTAAGAAATTAGAACACCAATTAAATGTAATTACAGGTTTTGCAGGTACAACATTACAACCAAATTCTGGTGCTCAAGGTGAATATGCTGGTTTAATGGCTATTCGAGCTTATCACCAATCAAGAGGAGATGACCAAAGAACGGTTTGTTTAATTCCTGCTTCAGCTCACGGAACCAATCCAGCATCTGCAGCAATGGCAGGAATGAAAATCATCGTTACCAAAACTATGGAAAATGGTAATATCGATGTAGAAGATGTGAGAGAAAAAGCAATACAATATAAAGATGAATTATCATGTTTAATGGTAACTTATCCTTCTACTCATGGTGTTTTTGAAAGTGCTATTAGGGAAATCACTCAAATTATTCACGATAATGGTGGTTTAGTTTATATGGATGGTGCAAATATGAATGCACAAGTTGGATTAACAAATCCTGCTACAATTGGTGCTGATGTTTGTCACTTAAATCTACACAAAACATTTGCCATTCCTCACGGAGGTGGCGGGCCAGGTGTTGGGCCAATTTGTGTGAACGAAAAATTAGTTCCATTCTTACCAAGTAATCCATTAGTAAATGTTGGTGGAGAACAAGCAATTACTGCAATTTCTGGAGCTCCATACGGTTCGGCTTTAGTTTGCTTAATTTCTTATGGCTATATATGTATGTTAGGTGCAGAAGGAATTACAAATGCAACTAAATATGCAATTCTAAATGCAAACTATATGAAAGCACGTTTAGAAGAGCATTATCCAATTTTATATTCTGGTGAAAAAGGAAGAGCTGCTCACGAAATGATTTTAGACTGTAGAGCTTTCAAAGCGAAAGGAATCGAAGTTACTGATATCGCAAAACGTTTAATGGATTATGGGTTCCATGCTCCAACAGTTTCTTTCCCAGTAGCTGGAACTTTAATGGTTGAACCAACTGAGTCTGAAGATGTTTCTGAATTAGACAGATTTTGTGACGCTATGATTTCTATTCGTAAAGAAATTGAAGATGCAACTATTGAAGAACCAAATAACGTATTAAAAAATGCTCCTCATACATTAAATATGTTGACTGCAGATACTTGGACATTGCCATATTCAAGAGAAAAAGCCGCTTATCCGTTAGAATATGTAGCTGACAATAAATTTTGGCCAAGTGTTCGTCGAATAGATGAAACTTATGGAGATAGAAACTTAGTTTGTAGTTGCGCTCCTATTGAAGCATATATGTAA
- a CDS encoding glycosyltransferase family 2 protein: MEKKIVVIIVTYNGAKWLKKCFQSLEESSYKVNTIVVDNNSTDNSTEIIQSFPKIQLIQSAENLGFGKANNLGIQKALELGADYVFLLNQDTWVFPETISNLVVVAETNEKYGIVSPLHYSGDEVHLDESFETYCKRKTKSISDNIDEVPFVNAAAWLLSKKTIERVGYFEPMFQHYGEDRNYTDRILFHKCKTVVVKNSRICHDRIITRNFKKDCTQAKFRILAEVLNPSNNIIISYLKGFKSVFGLPKYFLKFYSFSKVLTMFLQLLGYYALLKFHFITIIKARRSYK; the protein is encoded by the coding sequence GTGGAAAAAAAAATAGTTGTAATAATTGTCACTTATAATGGAGCTAAATGGTTGAAAAAATGTTTTCAGTCATTAGAAGAATCTTCTTATAAAGTAAATACGATTGTGGTAGATAACAATTCTACTGATAATTCTACTGAAATTATCCAATCTTTTCCTAAGATTCAATTGATTCAATCTGCTGAAAACTTAGGTTTTGGTAAAGCCAATAATCTTGGAATTCAAAAAGCATTAGAACTTGGTGCTGATTATGTTTTTTTATTAAATCAAGACACATGGGTTTTTCCGGAAACAATTTCAAACTTAGTCGTGGTTGCAGAAACTAATGAAAAATACGGAATTGTAAGTCCGCTTCATTATTCTGGGGATGAAGTTCATCTTGATGAAAGCTTTGAAACGTATTGCAAAAGAAAAACAAAGTCAATTTCAGATAATATTGATGAAGTTCCGTTTGTAAATGCAGCAGCTTGGTTGCTTTCAAAAAAGACAATTGAAAGAGTCGGCTATTTTGAGCCTATGTTTCAACATTATGGAGAAGACAGGAATTATACCGATAGGATTTTGTTTCACAAATGCAAAACGGTTGTTGTTAAAAATTCAAGAATTTGCCACGATAGAATTATTACACGTAACTTTAAAAAAGATTGTACGCAAGCAAAATTTAGAATCTTAGCTGAGGTTTTAAACCCAAGTAACAATATTATAATTAGTTATTTAAAAGGATTCAAGTCGGTTTTTGGATTGCCTAAATATTTTTTAAAGTTTTATTCATTTTCGAAAGTGCTTACTATGTTTTTACAATTATTAGGATATTATGCGCTTTTGAAATTTCATTTTATCACCATTATTAAAGCACGAAGAAGTTATAAATAA
- a CDS encoding MlaE family ABC transporter permease yields the protein MMLVRYLSQIGKYFIMLKEVFNKPTKWSVMKQLILKEIDDLIIDSLGIVAFISFFVGGVVSIQTALNLTNPLIPKYLIGFATRQSIVLEFAPTFISIIMAGKMGSFITSSIGTMRVTEQIDALEVMGVNSLNYLVFPKIIALLLYPFVIGISMFLGVFGGWIAAVYGGFSSSGEFINGIQVDFIPFHIVYAFIKTIVFAIILATIPSFHGFYMKGGALEVGKASTVSFVWTSVVIILMNYILTQILLSS from the coding sequence ATGATGCTCGTTCGATATTTATCGCAAATAGGAAAATATTTCATTATGCTAAAAGAGGTTTTTAATAAACCTACCAAATGGAGCGTAATGAAACAACTAATTTTAAAAGAAATTGATGATCTAATTATTGATTCGCTTGGAATCGTTGCTTTTATTTCTTTTTTCGTTGGTGGTGTTGTTTCTATACAAACTGCCTTAAACTTAACTAATCCGTTAATTCCTAAATATTTAATTGGTTTTGCAACCAGACAATCGATTGTTTTAGAGTTTGCTCCTACTTTTATTTCTATTATTATGGCTGGTAAAATGGGTTCATTCATTACATCTAGCATTGGAACTATGCGTGTAACGGAGCAAATAGATGCTCTTGAAGTTATGGGTGTAAATTCATTAAATTACTTAGTTTTTCCAAAAATAATTGCACTTCTATTATATCCATTTGTAATTGGAATTAGTATGTTTTTAGGTGTTTTTGGCGGTTGGATTGCTGCCGTTTATGGCGGTTTTTCTTCTAGTGGAGAGTTTATAAACGGTATTCAAGTAGACTTTATTCCTTTTCATATTGTTTATGCTTTTATTAAAACGATAGTTTTTGCTATAATTTTAGCAACAATACCATCTTTTCATGGTTTTTACATGAAAGGTGGAGCACTTGAAGTAGGAAAAGCAAGTACAGTTTCATTTGTTTGGACATCGGTAGTGATCATTTTAATGAATTATATTTTAACACAAATACTTTTAAGCTCATGA
- a CDS encoding lipopolysaccharide biosynthesis protein has product MQENNTHKQAFWFTIINYVGIIIGVVSTIFVYPNDKEFLGIVRYVDSIAQILFPIMVFGGAQALIHFYPDLSESNRMQLFKYGIRTILLVSCILFLVLFLGNQFVDWNNYQYVFYAFPIAFSLAFVELFKRQATNLQKLSIPTFYEKIIPKLALPFVFILLLSGYFDVISSLVAFIISYFILLVLLSVYLFGQYKINMNFDFSSLFSQISKRDYYKYSFYSFVGSFGSFFAFRVDSFMIPEFLSFEANGTYSIGVMLASALAIPATGMYAIYAPQVSSLIKSGNIKVLGEKYIETSKLLFFIGAVLFGCIILGIDSLFQMLPTYDKLVDSIPIIVILGANVLFNMATGFNSEIISYSKYFRFNIISVLVLVVLNISLNVYFLTQTNLGIIGVAFASLIAMTLFNSFKLYFIYSKFGILPFDKKYAQLFFVILVITSAIYFLPEFSNHFVNLFFKTGLNIALIVWLTYKLKLVFSLNFWIDKLINIGKQKH; this is encoded by the coding sequence ATGCAAGAAAACAATACACATAAGCAAGCTTTTTGGTTTACCATAATTAATTATGTGGGAATCATTATTGGTGTTGTTTCAACGATATTTGTGTATCCAAATGACAAAGAGTTTTTAGGAATTGTGCGTTATGTAGACAGTATTGCGCAAATTCTATTTCCAATAATGGTTTTTGGTGGAGCACAAGCTTTAATTCATTTTTATCCTGATTTATCTGAATCAAATAGAATGCAACTTTTTAAGTATGGAATTAGAACCATCTTGCTTGTAAGTTGTATTCTTTTTTTGGTTTTATTTTTAGGAAATCAATTTGTTGATTGGAACAATTATCAGTACGTTTTTTATGCTTTTCCTATTGCTTTTTCATTAGCATTTGTAGAGCTTTTTAAACGTCAGGCAACTAATTTACAAAAGCTGTCGATACCAACATTTTATGAAAAAATCATCCCTAAGTTAGCTTTGCCATTTGTTTTTATTTTATTGCTTTCGGGATATTTTGATGTTATAAGTAGTTTGGTCGCTTTTATAATTTCTTATTTTATTTTATTGGTTTTACTCTCGGTTTATTTGTTTGGACAATATAAAATCAATATGAATTTTGACTTTAGTTCTTTGTTTAGCCAAATTTCCAAAAGAGATTATTATAAATACAGTTTTTATTCTTTTGTAGGCAGCTTTGGTTCTTTCTTTGCCTTTAGAGTAGATTCGTTTATGATTCCTGAATTTCTTTCATTTGAAGCAAATGGAACTTATTCAATAGGAGTAATGTTAGCTTCTGCATTAGCAATTCCCGCAACAGGAATGTATGCTATTTATGCGCCACAAGTTTCTTCACTTATAAAAAGTGGCAACATTAAAGTATTAGGAGAAAAATATATTGAAACTTCTAAATTACTGTTTTTTATTGGTGCAGTTTTATTTGGTTGTATAATTTTAGGAATTGATTCTTTGTTTCAAATGCTTCCTACTTACGATAAATTAGTAGATTCTATTCCAATAATTGTTATTTTAGGCGCTAATGTGCTTTTCAATATGGCAACTGGTTTTAATTCTGAAATTATTTCCTATTCGAAGTATTTCCGATTTAATATAATATCTGTACTGGTTTTAGTGGTTTTAAACATTAGTCTAAATGTTTATTTCTTAACACAAACAAATCTTGGAATTATCGGAGTAGCTTTTGCATCTTTAATTGCAATGACTTTATTTAATAGTTTTAAATTGTATTTTATTTACTCAAAATTTGGAATACTTCCATTCGATAAAAAATACGCTCAGCTATTTTTTGTTATACTAGTTATAACATCGGCAATTTACTTTTTACCTGAGTTTTCAAATCACTTTGTAAATTTATTCTTTAAAACTGGATTGAATATTGCTTTAATAGTATGGCTAACGTATAAATTAAAGCTTGTTTTTAGTTTAAATTTTTGGATAGATAAATTAATTAATATTGGTAAACAAAAGCATTAA
- a CDS encoding group III truncated hemoglobin, producing MSDNRSARILTLSKIKKMNDIETRDDILLIMKEFYEKLLKDDTISFYFTKITDTDKNLEHHFEILATFWEQSLFMKGGYSNNMFQIHKDLHEKQALKKEHFDTWLEHLYTTINSHFEGKYAEQMKTNALSMATVMQIKFQ from the coding sequence ATGTCAGACAATAGAAGTGCAAGAATACTAACTTTGTCTAAAATTAAAAAAATGAATGATATTGAAACTAGAGATGACATTCTTTTAATCATGAAAGAATTTTACGAGAAACTTCTAAAAGACGACACAATTAGTTTTTACTTTACAAAAATTACTGATACTGATAAAAATTTAGAACATCATTTTGAAATTTTGGCTACTTTTTGGGAACAATCTTTATTTATGAAAGGTGGTTATAGCAATAATATGTTTCAAATTCATAAAGATTTACATGAAAAACAAGCTTTAAAAAAAGAACATTTTGACACTTGGCTGGAACACCTTTATACTACAATCAATTCGCACTTTGAAGGTAAATATGCTGAACAAATGAAAACCAATGCTTTAAGCATGGCAACGGTAATGCAAATTAAATTTCAATAA
- a CDS encoding glycosyltransferase: protein MNFYIIIPAHNEEQFISLTLDSLLNQTVLPNKIIVVNDNSMDKTAEIVLAFAEKNTFISLIEKKSDAIHLPGSKVIQAFQEGEKHIDDNYDIIVKADADLIFPNNYFETIIKHFQSDSTIGMVGGFAYIEKNGEWFLENLTDKDHIRGAFKAYRKACFEQIGGLKPAMGWDTVDELLCKFYNWKVVTDESLQVKHLKPTGANYNKTARYKQGEAFYRLGYGFTITFIASLKLALRKNKPLLFIDYMNGFWKAKSSNIELLVSEEQAKFIRKYRWKKIKEKLF, encoded by the coding sequence ATGAATTTTTACATCATAATTCCAGCACATAACGAAGAACAATTTATTAGTTTAACATTAGATTCCCTTTTGAATCAAACCGTTTTACCAAATAAAATTATTGTTGTAAACGATAATTCCATGGATAAAACAGCTGAAATAGTTTTGGCTTTTGCCGAAAAAAATACGTTTATTTCGTTAATTGAAAAAAAATCAGACGCAATACATTTACCAGGAAGCAAAGTCATTCAAGCTTTTCAAGAAGGAGAAAAACACATTGATGATAATTATGATATTATTGTAAAAGCAGATGCCGATTTAATATTTCCAAACAATTATTTTGAAACCATAATCAAACATTTTCAATCTGATTCTACAATTGGAATGGTTGGCGGTTTTGCTTACATTGAAAAAAACGGAGAATGGTTTTTAGAAAATTTAACCGATAAAGATCATATTCGCGGGGCATTTAAAGCGTATAGAAAGGCGTGTTTTGAGCAAATTGGCGGACTAAAACCAGCTATGGGCTGGGACACTGTTGATGAATTGCTATGTAAATTTTACAATTGGAAAGTTGTAACCGATGAATCTTTGCAAGTAAAACATTTAAAACCAACAGGAGCGAATTATAATAAAACAGCACGTTACAAACAAGGCGAAGCTTTTTACAGGCTAGGCTATGGATTCACTATTACTTTTATTGCTTCTTTAAAACTAGCGTTACGAAAAAATAAACCTTTACTGTTTATAGATTATATGAATGGTTTTTGGAAGGCAAAATCTTCTAATATAGAATTATTAGTTTCTGAAGAACAAGCGAAATTTATTAGAAAATATCGTTGGAAAAAAATAAAAGAGAAGTTGTTTTAA
- a CDS encoding ABC transporter ATP-binding protein → MIEVKNLEKTFGDQKVLKGISTRFEAGQTNLIIGQSGSGKTVFLKSLLGIHIPEAGTISFDGRIYSELTNDEKRALRTEIGMVFQGSALFDSMTVEENIGFPLKMFSNKTPKEIKERVDFVIERVNLINAHTKKPSEISGGMQKRVAIGRAIVNNPKYLFCDEPNSGLDPKTAIVIDNLIQEITKEYNITTVINTHDMNSVMEIGEKITFLKNGLLEWEGSNKEIFKTDNEAVTDFVYSSELFKRVRKMYLEDDTN, encoded by the coding sequence ATGATAGAAGTTAAGAATTTAGAAAAAACTTTTGGTGATCAAAAAGTATTAAAAGGAATTAGCACTCGTTTTGAAGCCGGACAAACTAATTTAATTATTGGTCAAAGTGGTTCTGGAAAAACAGTTTTCTTAAAATCACTTTTAGGAATTCACATACCTGAAGCCGGAACTATTTCTTTTGACGGAAGAATTTATAGCGAATTAACAAACGATGAAAAACGTGCTTTAAGAACGGAAATAGGGATGGTTTTTCAAGGAAGCGCATTATTTGACAGCATGACTGTTGAAGAAAATATTGGCTTTCCATTGAAAATGTTTTCAAATAAAACACCAAAAGAAATTAAAGAACGTGTAGACTTTGTTATTGAAAGAGTAAACCTAATCAATGCACATACTAAAAAGCCTTCTGAAATTTCTGGCGGAATGCAAAAACGTGTTGCTATAGGAAGAGCAATTGTAAATAATCCGAAATATCTTTTTTGCGACGAACCCAACTCTGGTTTAGACCCAAAAACTGCCATTGTAATTGATAATTTAATTCAGGAAATTACAAAAGAATATAACATTACAACTGTTATTAATACGCATGATATGAATTCTGTTATGGAAATTGGCGAAAAAATTACGTTTCTTAAAAACGGCTTATTAGAATGGGAAGGTTCTAACAAAGAAATTTTTAAAACAGATAATGAAGCGGTTACCGATTTTGTTTATTCATCTGAATTATTTAAAAGAGTTCGAAAAATGTATTTAGAAGACGATACTAATTAA